The Salvelinus sp. IW2-2015 linkage group LG8, ASM291031v2, whole genome shotgun sequence genome window below encodes:
- the msh6 gene encoding LOW QUALITY PROTEIN: DNA mismatch repair protein Msh6 (The sequence of the model RefSeq protein was modified relative to this genomic sequence to represent the inferred CDS: substituted 1 base at 1 genomic stop codon), which yields MAKQSSIFNFFNKSPPPVLKAKPSPSPAEADLPSSVRKKNSSPKEEAKHASQTPTTKKTPAKASKGEFGKLFGNKTPTVKESPAPCPFSAGALVWAKLEGHPWWPCMVVPQPVGGQQMRGRGKSQRLHVHFFDEPPTRGWVSTKKIHEYQGSDTRDAKTGGVFFSGNPVIRRAKELADAVMSDSPETRLKMPVCMDPSDAEEDEEEDMELDKSTLTDEDLTEEEDEETVKSKPSRCSSRATAEQSSKSKRRRIVVACDSEGSGDEFKPEQAACSSEEDEEEVVNSASEEDVESECETEPDSPVKPVKRKRPAEKPSSAKPKPKTPTLPETAKRAPLSSTITADTKSRLSGFSAPESFDSQTNGSGAGGQGGATVWDHEKIDWLQEGRRKDAKRRRQSEEDYDPTTLYVPEDFLNKTTPGMRRWWQLKSETFDAVLFFKVGKFYELYHMDAVIGVNELGLTFMKGAWAHSGFPEIGFGRFSDGLVQRGYKVARVEQTETPDMMEARCKTMLKPTKFDRVVQREVCRIITRGTQTYSVLDGAPSETHSKYLLSIKEKAEEESSGHCRTYGVSFVDTSVGYFHVGQFQDDRHCSRLRTLLSHYAPAQVLFEKGNPSAETRKIFKASLSSAMQEGLTAGSQFWDAQKTLKTLAEEDYFKESVRKDEESGSSVLPSVLKSMTSESDSLGLTPKEGYELALSALGGCMFYLKKCLVDQELLSMTNFQEYIPVDVEMEKAAGPTSFFSQTRQRMVLDGVTLANLEILQNVSGGTEGTLLERLDTCSTPFGKRLLKQWLCSPLCNPTSIGERLDALDDLMGVQAQATEVSDLLKKLPDLERLLSKIHSIGTPKGPDHPDSRAVLYEEVTYSKKKIADFLSALEGFKTMQEIVTILGPVAVDFRSRLLRQVVNLKDDGQEGLFPDLSAELKRWDTAFDHQKARATGVITPKAGFDPEFDQALSGIKACERDLQDYLDRQKKRLGCRNLTYWGTGRNRFQMEVPDSVSERNIPEEYKVKSTKKGWKRYWTREIERLFSELQSLEEKRDAALKDCMRRLFYNFDKNYRDWQTGVECMAVLDVLLSLTRYSQGGDGGPMARPQVLIPGDISQSAAFLDLRGSRHPCVTKTFFGDDFIPNDIAIGCPGGEEEGQEDKGHAPCVLVTGPNMGGKSTLMRQCGLVVVLAQLGCYVPAESLSFTPVDRVFTRLGASDRIMAGESTFFVELSETASILHHGTKHSLVLLDELGRGTATYDGTAIASAVVNELAERICCRTLFSTHYHSLVEDYTNNPAVRLGHMACMVENEGDEDPSQETITFLYKFIAGACPKSXGFNAARLANLPEDVIQSGHRKAKEFERSTISLRVFKKLCLYAEDPTAASTQFALLVQMISNL from the exons ATGGCGAAGCAAAGCAGCATTTTCAATTTTTTCAATAAGTCTCCGCCACCAGTTCTGAAGGCGAAACCGAGTCCCTCGCCTGCAGAAGCCGACTTGCCATCCTCAGTTCGAAAAAAGAACAGCTCTCCAAAAGAAGAAGCTAAGCATGCATCTCAAACTCCCACCACCAAAAAGACTCCTGCAAAAGCGAGCAAAGGCGAATTCGGCAAACTCTTTGGGAATAAGACACCAACAGTAAAGGAAAG TCCAGCACCATGTCCATTCAGTGCCGGAGCCTTGGTGTGGGCCAAGCTAGAGGGGCACCCCTGGTGGCCGTGTATGGTAGTTCCCCAGCCTGTCGGCGGGCAGCAGATGAGGGGCAGGGGTAAAAGCCAGCGCCTGCATGTCCACTTCTTCGACGAGCCACCGACCAGGGGCTGGGTCAGCACCAAAAAAATCCACGAGTATCAAG GCTCGGACACCAGAGATGCTAAAACAGGAGGGGTGTTCTTCAGTGGTAAYCCTGTGATCCGCAGGGCCAAGGAGCTGGCTGATGCTGTTATGTCAGACAGCCCAGAGACCAGACTGAAGATGCCTGTCTGTATGGACCCATCTGATGCtgaggaagacgaggaggaggataTGGAG CTTGATAAGTCAACATTGACCGACGAAGATTTGActgaagaggaagatgaggagacaGTGAAGTCAAAGCCTAGTCGCTGTTCCTCCCGTGccacagcagaacagagcagcaagTCCAAGCGTCGCCGCATCGTTGTCGCCTGCGACAGTGAAGGCTCGGGTGACGAATTCAAACCAGAACAGGCCGCATGCAGcagtgaggaagatgaggaagaggtaGTGAACAGTGCATCGGAGGAAGATGTAGAAAGTGAATGTGAGACTGAACCCGACAGCCCAGTTAAACCAGTGAAACGCAAACGACCCGCAGAGAAGCCATCCAGTGCCAAACCAAAACCCAAGACTCCCACTCTTCCAGAAACCGCCAAGAGAGCCCCCTTATCTAGCACCATCACAGCCGACACCAAGTCTCGACTCTCAGGCTTTTCGGCCCCGGAGAGCTTCGACAGCCAGACGAATGGCTCAGGTGCCGGCGGGCAAGGTGGGGCTACGGTATGGGACCATGAGAAGATTGATTGGCTACAGGAAGGCCGGAGGAAAGACGCCAAGAGACGGAGACAGTCTGAGGAAGACTACGACCCCACGACTCTGTATGTCCCAGAAGACTTCTTGAACAAAACGACCCCAGGCATGCGGCGCTGGTGGCAGCTCAAGTCGGAGACGTTCGATGCCGTACTCTTCTTCAAG GTGGGTAAGTTCTATGAGCTGTACCACATGGATGCTGTGATTGGTGTCAACGAGCTGGGTCTGACCTTCATGAAGGGGGCCTGGGCCCACTCTGGCTTCCCCGAGATAGGCTTTGGACGCTTCTCAGACGGACTGGTGCAGAGGGGATACAAG GTGGCACGTGTGGAGCAGACGGAGACTCCAGACATGATGGAGGCTCGCTGTAAGACCATGCTGAAGCCCACCAAGTTTGACCGGGTGGTACAGCGMGAGGTGTGCCGAATCATCACACGGGGAACGCAGACCTACAGCGTGTTGGACGGAGCCCCTTCTGAGACACACAGCAAATACCTCCTCAGCATCAAGGAGAAG gcagaggaggagagttcAGGGCACTGCAGGACCTATGGGGTCAGCTTCGTGGACACATCTGTAGGGTACTTCCATGTGGGCCAATTCCAGGATGACCGACACTGCTCCCGGCTCCGCACCCTGTTGTCTCACTACGCCCCTGCACAG GTGCTCTTTGAGAAGGGGAACCCTTCAGCCGAAACCCGTAAAATCTTCAAGGCTTCTTTGTCCTCGGCTATGCAGGAGGGGCTGACTGCAG GCTCCCAGTTCTGGGATGCACAGAAGACCCTGAAGACCCTAGCTGAAGAAGACTACTTTAAGGAGAGTGTGAGGAAGGATGAGGAGTCTGGGAGCAGTGTTCTCCCCTCTGTCCTCAAATCCATGACGTCTGAGAGCGATTCGTTGGGTCTGACCCCTAAGGAGGGGTATGAGTTGGCCCTGTCGGCCCTGGGAGGCTGTATGTTCTACCTAAAGAAATGTCTGGTAGACCAGGAGCTGCTGTCCATGACCAACTTCCAG GAATATATCCCAGTGGACGTGGAGATGGAGAAGGCAGCCGGGCCGACCAGTTTCTTCTCCCAGACCCGTCAGCGTATGGTCCTGGATGGGGTGACCCTAGCCAACCTAGAGATCCTGCAGAATGTGTCGGGGGGTACAGAGGGGACCTTGTTGGAACGCCTGGATACCTGTAGTACTCCATTTGGTAAAAGGTTGCTGAAGCAGTGGCTCTGTTCCCCGCTCTGTAACCCCACATCCATAG GGGAACGTCTTGATGCCCTGGATGACCTGATGGGAGTGCAGGCCCAGGCTACGGAGGTCTCAGACCTGCTCAAGAAGCTCCCTGATCTGGAGAGGCTCCTTAGTAAGATCCACAGCATCGGTACTCCGAAGGGCCCGGACCACCCGGACAGCAGGGCTGTTCTGTATGAAGAGGTCACCTACAGTAAGAAAAAGATTGCGGACTTCCTCTCTGCTCTGGAGGGCTTCAAGACCATGCAGGAAATTGTGACCATACTAGGACCGGTCGCGGTCGACTTCCGGTCCAGGCTGCTGCGCCAG GTGGTCAACCTGAAGGATGACGGTCAGGAGGGCCTCTTCCCTGACCTGTCGGCCGAGCTGAAACGCTGGGACACAGCCTTCGACCACCAGAAGGCCCGCGCCACCGGAGTCATCACCCCTAAGGCTGGCTTTGACCCAGAGTTTGACCAGGCTCTCAGTGGCATCAAGGCCTGTGAGAGGGACCTACAGGACTACCTGGACAG GCAGAAGAAGAGGCTGGGCTGCAGGAACCTGACCTACTGGGGGACGGGACGGAACCGCTTTCAGATGGAAGTACCAGACAGTGTCTCGGAGAGGAACATTCCTGAGGAGTACAAG GTGAAGTCCACTAAGAAGGGCTGGAAACGCTACTGGACCAGGGAGATAGAGCGTCTGTTCTCAGAGCTCCAGAGtcttgaggagaagagagacgcaGCTCTGAAGGACTGCATGAGAAGACTCTTCTACAACTTTGACAAGAACTACAGGGACTGGCAGACTGGGGTGGAGTGCATGGCTGTGCTAG ATGTGTTACTGAGTCTGACACGGTACAgccagggaggagatggaggaccaATGGCACGGCCTCAAGTACTAATTCCTGGTGAcatcagccaatcagcagcctTCCTGGACCTGAGGGGCTCCCGCCACCCCTGTGTCACCAAAACCTTCTTCGGTGATGACTTCATCCCTAATGACATTGCTATTGGCTGCCCTGGCGGCGAGGAGGAGGGCCAGGAGGATAAAGGACATGCACCCTGCGTGCTGGTCACTGGGCCTAACATGGGAGGAAAGTCGACTCTTATGAGACAG TGTGGTCTGGTGGTGGTCTTGGCCCAGTTGGGTTGCTATGTTCCTGCTGAGAGCCTGTCCTTTACCCCTGTGGACAGAGTCTTCACACGCTTGGGAGCATCGGACCGTATCATGGCTG GGGAGAGCACCTTCTTTGTAGAGCTCAGTGAGACAGCTAGTATcctacaccatgggaccaagcactCCCTGGTGCTGCTGGATGAACTGG GAAGGGGCACAGCCACATATGACGGCACAGCGATAGCCAGTGCTGTGGTGAACGAGCTGGCGGAAAGGATATGCTGTC